The Nitrospiraceae bacterium genome window below encodes:
- a CDS encoding DUF2007 domain-containing protein, with protein sequence MFYRTGKPESGRLVTVREPGDAGELAVVKSLLDGNGIAYVVQHEHVGGLYPGVPFLSSRVMVAEAERDRAEELLSRLSLQIREMSGEGE encoded by the coding sequence ATGTTCTATCGGACGGGTAAACCGGAGTCGGGCAGGTTGGTGACGGTGCGGGAACCGGGGGATGCCGGGGAGTTGGCCGTGGTCAAGAGTTTGCTGGACGGCAATGGGATTGCCTACGTCGTACAGCACGAGCATGTCGGCGGACTCTATCCCGGCGTGCCGTTTCTTTCCAGTCGCGTGATGGTGGCGGAGGCGGAGCGGGATCGCGCCGAAGAGCTGTTGAGCCGACTCAGTTTGCAGATCAGGGAGATGTCCGGCGAGGGCGAATAG
- a CDS encoding iron-containing redox enzyme family protein, with protein MATNALPRTAFQERLLALMDRKHHWAWPVIMGPGISKDQLRIHYQQEYHVYVRDFPVLLARVHGQNPPPDVRRMLAENIYEEDTGGLSFGRSHPELFNEMMRGLGFEPADFDRAKLFPASAQYRRWLEKVTASRDWVIGAAALAVFVEGSVKDRKEILEPSKPKTEEEIEAYVNAHPLVCHHHIDRRQMDLIRAHQKVEAGHRQDAYTMVTTYAKTRAQQNAVLACVKTGLRLWMRYRDSIAKACRLKNPR; from the coding sequence ATGGCAACGAACGCACTCCCGCGGACGGCATTTCAAGAACGGCTTCTGGCACTGATGGATCGCAAACACCATTGGGCCTGGCCGGTCATCATGGGGCCCGGCATCTCCAAGGACCAGCTGCGGATCCACTACCAGCAGGAATACCACGTGTACGTCCGAGATTTTCCCGTACTGCTGGCTCGGGTCCACGGGCAGAACCCGCCGCCTGACGTGCGGCGGATGTTGGCTGAAAACATTTACGAGGAAGATACCGGCGGACTCTCGTTCGGCCGCTCCCATCCCGAGCTGTTCAACGAGATGATGCGGGGGCTCGGGTTTGAGCCTGCCGATTTCGACCGGGCCAAGCTCTTTCCCGCCAGCGCGCAGTACCGGCGATGGCTGGAAAAGGTCACGGCCAGCCGAGACTGGGTGATCGGTGCCGCGGCCCTCGCGGTCTTCGTCGAAGGCAGCGTCAAGGATCGCAAGGAAATCCTGGAACCGTCCAAACCCAAAACAGAGGAAGAGATCGAGGCGTACGTGAACGCGCACCCCTTGGTCTGCCACCATCACATCGATCGCCGTCAGATGGATCTCATCCGCGCCCATCAGAAGGTCGAAGCCGGTCACCGTCAGGATGCCTATACGATGGTGACCACCTATGCCAAGACGAGAGCCCAGCAGAACGCGGTGCTCGCTTGCGTGAAAACCGGACTCCGCCTCTGGATGCGCTATCGCGACAGCATCGCCAAGGCCTGCCGCTTGAAGAACCCCCGATGA
- a CDS encoding SUMF1/EgtB/PvdO family nonheme iron enzyme → MNSLLLRIMLLVGFFWSLPADSRADDMVLVPAGEFFMGGNGDSETLPDEQPARRIWLGAFLIDRYEVTNQEYERFVRGTGYPAPANASAAATLWEGTTPMPGIERHPVVNVSWLDAVAYCRWAGKRLPTEAEWEKAARGTDGRKYPWGQEWDLTKANSASYWAKDTVHFADSQDWENFWLKGRGASLSKEKGLKGEVLTMPVGSFPESVSPYGLFDMAGNVAEWVQDWYNPNYYRTGPLTDPPGPERGAIKSMRGGSWLKPAVSLRTSDRDWGTMDSRPSGTGIRCARDSYQ, encoded by the coding sequence ATGAACAGCCTTCTCCTCCGGATTATGCTCCTCGTCGGGTTCTTTTGGAGCCTCCCGGCGGACAGTCGCGCGGACGACATGGTACTCGTGCCGGCCGGCGAATTCTTCATGGGGGGAAACGGTGACAGCGAGACACTCCCGGACGAGCAGCCAGCACGGCGAATCTGGCTCGGCGCATTTTTAATCGACCGCTACGAAGTTACCAATCAGGAGTATGAACGGTTCGTTCGGGGCACGGGCTATCCAGCCCCCGCGAATGCCTCTGCGGCAGCGACGCTCTGGGAAGGCACCACTCCCATGCCGGGCATCGAACGACACCCAGTCGTCAACGTGAGTTGGCTCGATGCCGTTGCCTACTGCCGATGGGCCGGCAAACGGCTCCCCACCGAAGCGGAGTGGGAAAAGGCTGCGCGCGGAACGGATGGCCGCAAATACCCGTGGGGACAGGAGTGGGATTTGACCAAGGCCAACAGCGCCAGCTATTGGGCGAAGGACACCGTCCACTTTGCCGACAGCCAAGATTGGGAGAATTTTTGGCTCAAAGGCCGTGGTGCATCCCTGTCCAAAGAAAAGGGCCTCAAGGGTGAGGTGTTGACGATGCCCGTTGGGTCGTTCCCCGAAAGCGTGAGTCCTTATGGCCTGTTCGACATGGCAGGCAATGTCGCCGAATGGGTGCAGGACTGGTACAACCCCAATTATTACCGCACCGGTCCGCTCACCGACCCGCCCGGTCCGGAACGTGGAGCCATCAAATCCATGCGCGGAGGTTCCTGGCTCAAACCGGCTGTCAGCCTGCGGACCAGCGATCGGGATTGGGGCACGATGGACAGCCGCCCCTCCGGCACCGGCATCCGGTGCGCCCGCGACTCATACCAATAG
- a CDS encoding PAS domain S-box protein yields MMPLRLQVQQAPLAVVLALLTAAIFLTDLRFEYGVATWLPYFILALPVAKLYAPRILLFAVASWSTLILAKFLQMPPAGYVDTAVFNRGIAIVTLWTMAFLLYRHRTLGQLIHEEERRVSEILDGALDAVIAIDPPGRVTAWNPQAEKTFGFSRDEAHGRLLSDLIIPPSFREAHGKGLQRYGESGDGPILNRRIEVVARHKDGREFPVELSVMPLRVGRTISFCAFVRDITERKELETTLRRAREVAESASQAKSDFVANISHEIRTPLNAICGTTDLLLSTTLTGPQRRYTEMCQKASQALLHLVTDLLDFSRIESGRMSLERKPFDLRQVVDRTIQLMGPRADEKRLTLSAHVADDLPHMIQGDAFRLHQVLLNLIANALKFTSQGYISVKATPVDGERDSPRFRLSVSDSGIGIPPDQLERIFDRFTQVDSAASRQHGGVGLGLAICKRLVELMNGRIWAENNQGGSTFFVELPLIPAAATEAVAGDGSHALPAAPTVTAPTAAPSPGLHILVAEDSAESRELIHYYFQGTAHRVETVIDGDEAVSRYCAENYDLVLMDLQMPGMDGFTATRRIRAWEIAQGRTATPIIALTANAFREAADQSAAAGCTGFLTKPIARELLLSTIARYRPSSTPSGTVVTAGQPSERPWNEVTQRIDQEIKDRRPQFLKYRRKDLATLQDAAARGEYETIALLGHRMKGLSGSYGFPEIGAIGRRLESAAAGKDLVAIQTQLEQLAALVKQGDEAA; encoded by the coding sequence ATGATGCCACTGCGACTACAGGTCCAACAGGCTCCACTTGCCGTCGTCTTGGCCCTCCTGACCGCTGCCATTTTCCTTACCGACCTCCGCTTCGAATATGGCGTCGCGACCTGGCTGCCCTACTTCATCCTGGCGCTGCCGGTGGCGAAACTCTATGCCCCGCGAATTTTGCTGTTCGCCGTGGCCAGCTGGTCGACGCTGATCCTCGCCAAATTCCTGCAGATGCCGCCGGCTGGCTATGTCGACACCGCCGTTTTCAACCGCGGCATCGCCATCGTCACCCTCTGGACCATGGCCTTTCTCCTATACCGGCACCGCACCCTCGGCCAATTGATCCATGAGGAAGAGCGCCGAGTCAGCGAGATTCTGGACGGGGCCCTCGATGCCGTCATCGCGATCGACCCTCCCGGCCGTGTTACGGCTTGGAACCCCCAAGCGGAAAAGACATTCGGATTCAGCCGCGACGAAGCCCATGGCCGACTGCTCTCGGATCTCATTATTCCTCCGTCCTTTCGTGAGGCGCACGGCAAAGGATTGCAACGGTATGGTGAATCCGGGGACGGCCCGATATTGAACCGCCGAATCGAGGTCGTGGCGCGCCACAAAGACGGCCGGGAATTTCCGGTCGAGCTCTCGGTGATGCCGCTCCGCGTCGGCCGGACAATCAGTTTTTGCGCGTTCGTACGAGACATCACCGAGCGCAAGGAGCTTGAAACCACGCTACGCCGAGCCCGGGAGGTCGCCGAAAGCGCCAGCCAGGCGAAAAGCGATTTTGTCGCCAATATCAGCCATGAAATCAGAACCCCGTTGAATGCGATCTGCGGGACGACCGACCTCTTGCTCTCCACCACGCTTACCGGCCCACAACGCCGCTATACGGAAATGTGCCAGAAGGCCAGTCAGGCGCTGCTGCATCTGGTAACCGATCTCCTCGACTTCTCGCGCATCGAGTCCGGCCGGATGTCGCTGGAGCGCAAACCGTTCGATTTACGCCAGGTCGTGGATCGAACGATCCAACTGATGGGACCCCGGGCCGACGAAAAACGCCTCACTTTGTCGGCGCACGTGGCGGACGACTTGCCGCACATGATTCAGGGCGACGCCTTCCGCCTGCACCAGGTGCTGCTGAATCTGATCGCCAACGCCCTCAAATTCACCAGCCAGGGCTACATCTCCGTCAAAGCCACGCCGGTCGACGGTGAGCGGGATTCCCCGCGCTTTCGACTCAGCGTCAGCGACAGCGGCATCGGGATTCCGCCCGATCAATTGGAGCGAATCTTCGACCGGTTTACCCAGGTCGACAGCGCGGCCAGCCGTCAGCATGGCGGCGTCGGCCTCGGCTTGGCCATTTGCAAGCGGCTGGTGGAACTCATGAACGGCCGCATCTGGGCGGAAAACAACCAGGGCGGCAGTACGTTCTTCGTCGAACTTCCCTTGATCCCTGCGGCGGCAACGGAAGCCGTCGCCGGCGACGGGAGTCACGCGCTGCCGGCAGCCCCCACGGTCACCGCCCCAACTGCTGCACCGTCCCCAGGCCTCCATATCTTGGTCGCCGAAGACTCCGCAGAGTCGCGTGAGCTGATTCACTATTACTTCCAAGGCACAGCGCATCGGGTCGAAACCGTCATCGATGGTGACGAAGCTGTTTCGCGCTACTGTGCCGAAAACTACGACCTGGTGCTGATGGATTTGCAAATGCCCGGCATGGATGGATTCACGGCAACCCGCCGGATCAGGGCCTGGGAGATTGCGCAAGGTCGCACCGCCACCCCGATCATCGCCCTCACGGCGAATGCGTTCCGTGAAGCCGCGGACCAAAGCGCCGCTGCCGGCTGTACCGGATTTCTGACGAAACCGATCGCCCGCGAACTTCTCCTGAGCACGATCGCCCGCTATAGGCCGTCTTCCACGCCCTCCGGCACCGTCGTAACCGCCGGACAACCATCGGAGCGCCCGTGGAACGAGGTCACGCAGCGCATCGACCAGGAGATCAAAGACCGTCGTCCTCAGTTTTTGAAATACCGCCGGAAGGACCTCGCGACCCTGCAAGACGCCGCGGCCCGCGGCGAGTATGAGACCATCGCCCTTCTCGGCCACCGCATGAAGGGACTCTCCGGCTCCTATGGTTTTCCCGAGATCGGCGCCATCGGACGCCGGCTGGAATCGGCGGCCGCCGGCAAGGACCTGGTCGCCATTCAGACTCAACTGGAACAGTTGGCGGCACTTGTGAAACAGGGGGATGAAGCGGCCTAA
- a CDS encoding response regulator, whose amino-acid sequence MSILIVDDFDEERELLQTILRGAGFGPLVPVGSAREGLQILGVGKKMRTPPEVDLVLMDLAMPEIDGLEACRRIRAEDRLQSLPIIVITARTEAEDIQAAYTAGATDYIRKPVIPAELIARTANSLSLKQETDARRQREQELLERTKELDHAFEQMTRLHGTLQICAKCKRVKSEGSYWQRIEDFLRQHSGRKISEAVCDTCMHQAYPHLRQTK is encoded by the coding sequence ATGAGCATCTTGATCGTCGACGACTTCGACGAAGAGCGGGAACTACTTCAAACGATCTTACGCGGTGCTGGTTTCGGCCCCCTCGTTCCGGTCGGATCGGCTCGGGAGGGTCTGCAGATCTTGGGAGTCGGAAAGAAAATGCGTACGCCGCCGGAGGTCGATTTAGTCCTCATGGACCTGGCGATGCCCGAGATCGATGGTCTGGAGGCCTGCCGCCGAATTCGAGCGGAAGACCGCTTGCAATCCCTGCCGATCATCGTCATCACGGCACGGACGGAGGCTGAAGACATCCAGGCAGCCTACACGGCCGGGGCGACGGATTACATACGGAAGCCCGTCATCCCAGCCGAACTGATCGCCCGGACCGCGAATTCGCTGAGCCTGAAGCAGGAGACCGACGCGCGAAGGCAGCGCGAGCAGGAATTGCTGGAGCGGACGAAAGAGCTGGATCACGCGTTCGAGCAAATGACGCGTCTACACGGCACGTTGCAAATCTGCGCCAAGTGCAAGAGGGTGAAGTCCGAGGGGAGTTACTGGCAACGGATCGAGGACTTCTTACGGCAACACTCAGGCCGAAAAATCTCCGAAGCCGTCTGTGATACGTGCATGCACCAGGCCTATCCCCACCTGAGGCAGACCAAGTAA
- a CDS encoding zinc ribbon domain-containing protein, with product MPIFEYVCQQCNHRFELLVQGNAAPACPSCKGTSLNKQFSAFGVGATGDWSSPSGGGSCGSCGDPRGPGACSMN from the coding sequence ATGCCTATTTTCGAGTACGTCTGCCAGCAATGCAATCACCGGTTCGAGCTGTTGGTCCAGGGCAATGCCGCGCCTGCCTGTCCTTCCTGCAAGGGCACCTCGCTCAACAAACAGTTTTCTGCATTCGGGGTGGGGGCAACGGGCGATTGGTCGAGTCCCTCCGGCGGCGGATCTTGCGGGAGCTGCGGCGATCCTCGTGGACCCGGCGCCTGTTCGATGAACTAA
- the hemW gene encoding radical SAM family heme chaperone HemW, producing MTDRPERGLYIHIPFCHQRCHFCAFYLEIHQPRLTERFLSALLSEMDHYQTSRPFAGHPLDSLYFGGGTPTTLSSEQLATLIRAVRARFGLQQGAEITVEAHPAGASAESLARLLAAGVNRVSFGAESMDPRELQRVGRPGSPLETAQAVGLARAAGFHNICLDLMYGLPGQTLHSWSRSLEAILHLAPTHVSCYALTIEEGTHLQASIRRGSVPAPDEGLQNDMEERAEQVLTEAGYVRYEISNYARPGYASRHNLLYWTNGRYLGLGPSAQSYVGSRRFGNVADLDQYMARLEAGALPVTEDETLSEQQVTAEQVMFGLRLCEGLPMGELEPALPARLRDQLDHLRREALLERHDSRLRLTPLGRTHFDTVAVSLLGSLDSSHQTGHFFPLTSGSVRAETE from the coding sequence ATGACGGACCGACCCGAACGGGGCCTTTACATTCACATTCCATTTTGCCACCAACGCTGCCACTTCTGCGCCTTCTATCTCGAGATCCATCAACCCAGACTGACGGAGCGGTTCCTGTCGGCGCTGCTCTCCGAAATGGATCATTACCAAACCAGCCGGCCGTTCGCCGGGCACCCCCTCGATTCCCTCTACTTCGGCGGCGGTACCCCAACGACGCTCTCCTCCGAGCAACTGGCCACCCTGATCCGGGCGGTCAGGGCTCGCTTCGGACTTCAACAGGGCGCGGAGATCACCGTCGAGGCCCACCCGGCCGGCGCATCGGCTGAATCACTGGCCCGCCTTCTGGCCGCCGGGGTGAACCGCGTGAGTTTCGGAGCGGAATCGATGGATCCGCGTGAACTCCAACGGGTAGGCCGGCCCGGCTCCCCGTTGGAGACCGCACAGGCCGTCGGCTTGGCTCGCGCGGCGGGTTTTCACAATATCTGCCTCGATCTCATGTACGGACTCCCAGGCCAGACCCTGCACAGTTGGTCACGCTCCTTGGAAGCCATCCTCCACCTCGCACCGACTCATGTGTCCTGTTACGCCCTGACGATCGAGGAGGGTACCCATTTGCAGGCATCGATCAGGCGAGGCTCCGTACCGGCTCCCGATGAGGGGCTGCAAAACGACATGGAGGAGCGGGCGGAACAGGTCCTCACCGAAGCGGGTTATGTCCGCTATGAGATCTCCAACTACGCCCGCCCAGGTTATGCCAGCCGCCACAACCTGCTGTACTGGACGAACGGCCGGTATCTCGGCCTTGGCCCCAGCGCGCAGTCCTATGTCGGCAGCAGACGTTTCGGAAACGTCGCCGATCTCGACCAATACATGGCCCGTCTCGAGGCGGGAGCATTGCCGGTCACAGAGGACGAAACGTTATCGGAGCAGCAGGTCACAGCCGAACAGGTCATGTTCGGTTTGCGATTGTGCGAAGGCCTGCCGATGGGCGAACTCGAGCCGGCGCTACCGGCAAGGCTTCGCGATCAACTCGACCATCTGCGCCGGGAGGCCCTGCTGGAACGGCATGACAGCCGCCTTCGGTTGACGCCGCTGGGGCGAACGCATTTCGATACGGTGGCGGTGAGCTTGCTGGGAAGCCTCGATTCGAGCCATCAGACAGGTCATTTCTTTCCATTGACTTCCGGATCGGTGCGAGCGGAAACTGAATAG
- the cax gene encoding calcium/proton exchanger translates to MRFLLESWLNLLLIFVPIAVGLEIAHADPILIFTASALAIIPLAGLLGTATEHLTTHVGAGIGGLLNASLGNAAELIIALAALREGLHDVVKASLTGSILGNILLVLGASMVAGGLKHERQKFNQTAAGMGASLLLLSAVGLVVPALFHVTAPDRGPAIEHELSLAIAVVLFLIYLLSLAFSLRTHRHLFSGEEGSHDDGEASWPMSKSITVLIIATVAIAVLSEFLVGSIEPAAKALGMTQIFVGVILVALVGNAAEHSTAVMVALKNKMDLAFGIAVGSSLQIALLVAPLLVFASYLFGSPLDLMFTPFEVAAITMSVLIVGFVAMDGESHWMEGVMLLGVYLILAIAFFFLPA, encoded by the coding sequence ATGCGATTTCTACTCGAATCCTGGCTCAATCTGCTACTGATCTTCGTGCCCATCGCCGTGGGATTGGAGATCGCACACGCCGATCCGATCCTGATTTTTACGGCATCCGCATTGGCGATCATCCCCTTGGCCGGCTTGCTCGGCACCGCGACCGAGCACCTGACGACCCATGTCGGGGCCGGCATCGGCGGACTGCTCAACGCGTCGCTCGGGAATGCCGCGGAACTCATCATCGCGCTGGCTGCTCTCCGTGAAGGGCTGCACGATGTCGTCAAGGCCTCTTTGACCGGCTCGATCCTCGGCAACATTCTGCTGGTGCTCGGCGCATCGATGGTGGCGGGAGGGCTCAAGCATGAACGGCAGAAGTTCAATCAAACCGCGGCCGGCATGGGGGCGAGTTTACTCCTCCTATCCGCAGTGGGCTTGGTCGTGCCCGCGTTGTTTCACGTCACCGCGCCGGATCGGGGGCCCGCCATCGAACACGAGTTGAGTTTGGCCATCGCTGTCGTGCTGTTTCTCATTTACCTGCTGAGCCTTGCGTTTTCCCTCCGGACGCACCGCCATCTGTTCTCAGGGGAAGAGGGGAGCCATGATGATGGTGAGGCGTCCTGGCCCATGTCCAAGTCCATCACGGTCCTGATCATTGCGACGGTGGCCATCGCGGTGCTTAGTGAATTCCTGGTCGGCTCCATCGAACCCGCGGCCAAGGCGCTCGGCATGACTCAGATCTTTGTCGGCGTGATTCTTGTGGCCTTGGTAGGCAATGCAGCCGAGCATTCGACGGCCGTGATGGTTGCGCTCAAGAACAAAATGGACTTGGCTTTCGGAATTGCGGTGGGCTCCAGTCTGCAGATCGCGCTGCTGGTCGCGCCCCTCTTGGTCTTTGCCAGCTATCTCTTCGGATCTCCGCTGGATCTCATGTTCACGCCGTTCGAGGTGGCGGCAATCACGATGTCGGTGCTGATCGTCGGGTTCGTGGCCATGGACGGGGAGTCGCACTGGATGGAAGGTGTGATGCTGCTCGGCGTCTACCTGATCTTGGCGATTGCCTTTTTCTTCCTTCCGGCCTGA